Proteins encoded within one genomic window of Pygocentrus nattereri isolate fPygNat1 chromosome 7, fPygNat1.pri, whole genome shotgun sequence:
- the LOC108430449 gene encoding secretory carrier-associated membrane protein 5 isoform X1: protein MSLFLPEAWFFLRASSHGHVGWPQLSCSHGCAVSGGSHIAHPTFKVYSATLAVNFFGCMAWMFGGGGVTNFGMSIIWLMLFTPCSYVCWFRPIYKAFKTDSSFNFMTFFFVFMAQVIITIIQAIGIPGWGVCGWLGTIAFFGTSIFASVIMLIPTIMFTAVAALSFIALTKVHNFYRGSGGSISKAQEEWATGAWKNPHVQQAAQQAALGAAQGAMQQQQYSTPNYDNQM, encoded by the exons ATGTCTCTCTTCTTACCTGAAGCGTGGTTCTTTCTCAGAGCCTCTTCGCATGGCCACGTTGGCTGGCCACAACTCTCATGTTCCCATGGCTGTGCGGTCAGTGGTGGAAGCCACATAGCCCATCCCACCTTCAAAG TATACAGTGCTACTCTGGCAGTGAATTTCTTTGGCTGTATGGCGTggatgtttggtggagggggtgtGACTAACTTCGGCATGTCCATCATCTGGCTGATGCTCTTCACACCATGCTCCTATGTGTGTTGGTTCAGACCCATCTACAAGGCCTTCAA GACAGATAGCTCGTTCAACTTCATGACTTTCTTCTTTGTCTTCATGGCCCAAGTTATTATCACCATCATCCAAGCCATCGGCATTCCAGGATGGGGCGTCTG TGGCTGGTTAGGGACCATTGCCTTCTTTGGCACCAGCATCTTTGCCTCTGTCATTATGTTGATTCCCACCATCATGTTTACGGCTGTCGCTGCTCTGTCCTTCATCGCCCTCACTAAG GTTCATAACTTCTACCGTGGCAGTGGAGGTAGCATAAGCAAGGCTCAGGAGGAGTGGGCCACAGGGGCCTGGAAAAACCCACATGTGCAGCAGGCAGCACAGCAAGCAGCGCTCGGGGCTGCTCAGGGAGccatgcagcagcagcagtactCCACACCCAACTATGACAATCAGATGTGA